In the Candidatus Nitrospira nitrosa genome, one interval contains:
- a CDS encoding non-ribosomal peptide synthetase — MKPTHPGTFTGPTAPAASPTNVDVFPASFAQKRLWFLSQLEPDSASYNTALAVRLRGALNREATVLSLNEIVRRHEVLRTTFDEVEGELVQVIAEDRPIDVPVVDFSLKSPSQREASAAAAAQAEARRPFDLRSGPVMRVRLLKLRPQEHILVLTLHHIVCDGWSSQILAQEFGALYEAFDAGLPSPLPPLPIQYADYAVWQGGWLQGSVIEERLAYWKEKLKGKLPVLDLPSDRPRQVIQSDRGARFPFSVSRDLVDRLQTLSRTQGATLFMTLLAAFQVLLMRYSGLDDFCLGTPVANRPKRETETLIGFFANTLVLRANLSGNPTFTDLLARVQETVLGAQAHQDLPFEQLVDALQPVRTLSHTPLFQVMFALQTSLARSLTITSLEVRAMELDAGGAKFDLSLDMTEDETGLDCAFEYNQDLFDQVTVARMASQLKRLLEGIVDNPQDRLHELPMLTEKERRKILTEWNDTAAGTTEGQVARLFEEQVARSPQAVAVSCGEEALSYRDLNDRADRIARALSIAGVGCESIVAVLGERSINYVALMIALWKRGGVYLPLDPGHPPSRWTSILETSQASMVLTTEAWASRTNDAIARLPEAGRPGILTVEACLSENPAPSGDGTAWPSSKLAYVIYTSGSTGIPKGAMVTEGGLINHLRSKVSMLRLGPSDVVAQTASQGFDISVWQLTAALLCGARTLIVPDETARDPEQLLRYADTQEVTVLETVPALLRGMLDSAAATGNEAPRLARLRWVLPTGETLPPALVRRWFERYRHVPLINAYGPAECADDVAMATITVPPDDTYAHSPIGKPIVNLRLYVVDDWLEPVPIGAVGELCVAGAGVGRGYLYDPAKTAEAFVPDPFSGELGSRLYRTGDRVRHRSDGTVEFIGRRDHQVKIRGVRIELGEIELRLQAFPDVREAAAVVRQDHPGQKRLVAYVVPRDGASYDSDILIRSLREQLPEPMVPSAIVRLEMLPRSVNGKIDREALPQPDRVAAREWTAPRTPTESQLAAVWAEVLGLERVGVHDNFFELGGDSILSLQVISRAKAQGLPLTPRDLFQHQTVAELAEATGNRIETGDSQSKPGIRAQRPTDSVRLETARRLYAEAEDVYPLTPLQQGLLFHSLYEPQSGIYIEQLSCLLRGYLDHAAFIDAWRMVIGRSTPLRTAFMWQKLNSPMQVVLPGEAPPIIELDWRDLPESEQRQRLQEFLQEDRLTDFDLTRPPLMRLALIRIADDARYLIWTHHHIVLDGWCLPIILSDLFACYACSTGGPDPRKPQSQPYRDYVEWILSQDQTAAEQYWRKTLAGMTAPTPLPTDLAQNDVQPATGYGIHRLAISAARTSALQAYASKERITVNTLVQGAWALLLSRYSGEDDVLFGTTVSGRSADVPGIETMLGLFINTLPLRVAVPRDAILQTWLRGLLQQNAELRQYEHTSLAQIQSWSQMPRGGRLFNSLLVFDNHPTDQTLDDGGAGLTAHDVSLQGQTNYPLTVNVVPGDSLCFLLSYQQKQFSPEQVGRIAEHLDMVLSQLVEPSETRLSTIGVLRADERRLVLEGWNATRQKYSMDATVPELIYENVMRTPEATAVRFDEQALSYRELWTRSQALASELRRHGVGPDVLVGICTERSLELIVGLLGIWQAGGAYVPIDPRYPADRIGYMLADAAPPILLMQPALREQLPPFAGLYLELYAAASVAETPVLPPTPVRLQHLAYTIYTSGSTGRPKGAGNTHGGLLNRLQWMQEYFSLTPADRVLQKTPFGFDVSVWELFWPLMTGAELVLAQPDEHKDGLRLKERIVKQKITTLHFVPPMLQAFLETPGVQACAGSLRRVICSGEALTATVQQQCWTKLPGVELHNLYGPTEAAIDVTVWSCDQKAPADPVPIGRPIANTQIYLVDHRDEPVPIGVPGELYIGGVNVARGYHKRPALTAEKFVPDPFSAEPGRRLYRTGDLARYRADGAIEYLGRLDHQVKIRGVRIELGEIESCLLQHPTVHEAVVVDQDTAAGSKRLVGYVVPRMGHDVTGEMIRQWVAVRLPEAFVPDLVVTLEALPLTPHGKVDRKALPLPDTETSRTQSYEEPVTESEHILAAIWAEVLGQPRVGRLDNFFELGGDSINTLQVLARAHQRGVKLTPKQLFEHPTVAAAAAVAVPIEVVAEETSQTEETEVGTRVDIELSDEDMSNLLEELK; from the coding sequence GTGAAGCCGACACATCCCGGCACATTCACCGGTCCTACTGCGCCGGCCGCGAGTCCGACGAACGTGGATGTCTTCCCCGCGAGCTTCGCGCAGAAGCGATTATGGTTTCTCTCCCAGCTGGAGCCGGACAGCGCTTCGTATAACACGGCGCTGGCGGTACGACTACGGGGTGCTCTCAACCGGGAAGCGACGGTATTGAGCCTCAACGAAATCGTTCGGAGGCACGAAGTCCTCCGAACCACTTTCGATGAAGTAGAAGGAGAGTTGGTTCAAGTCATCGCCGAGGATCGCCCGATCGATGTACCGGTGGTGGATTTTAGTCTCAAGTCGCCGTCCCAGCGCGAGGCTTCGGCAGCCGCTGCGGCGCAGGCTGAGGCACGGCGGCCGTTCGACCTTCGCAGCGGGCCCGTGATGCGGGTGCGTCTGCTCAAACTGAGACCGCAAGAGCACATATTGGTTCTCACGTTGCACCATATCGTCTGCGACGGGTGGTCGTCGCAGATTCTCGCGCAGGAATTCGGAGCGCTTTACGAGGCGTTCGATGCAGGATTGCCGTCACCGCTGCCTCCGTTACCGATTCAATACGCGGATTACGCGGTCTGGCAGGGCGGGTGGTTGCAGGGATCGGTGATCGAGGAACGGCTGGCCTATTGGAAAGAGAAATTGAAAGGGAAATTACCGGTGCTCGACCTGCCGTCGGACCGCCCGCGCCAGGTCATCCAGAGCGACCGGGGCGCGCGTTTTCCATTTTCAGTGTCACGCGACTTGGTTGACCGGCTGCAGACGTTGAGCCGCACTCAGGGAGCGACACTGTTCATGACGCTCCTGGCCGCCTTTCAAGTGTTGCTGATGCGGTACAGCGGACTCGACGATTTTTGTCTCGGCACTCCGGTCGCAAACCGGCCGAAGCGGGAAACGGAGACGTTGATCGGCTTCTTCGCCAATACGCTCGTGCTGCGGGCGAATCTTTCGGGCAATCCGACGTTCACCGATCTGCTGGCGCGGGTGCAGGAAACGGTCCTGGGCGCGCAGGCTCACCAAGATTTGCCGTTCGAGCAACTGGTGGACGCGCTGCAGCCGGTCCGCACGCTCAGTCATACACCGCTGTTCCAGGTGATGTTTGCGCTGCAGACCTCGCTGGCTAGAAGCCTGACAATCACATCGTTGGAAGTGAGAGCGATGGAGTTGGATGCAGGTGGCGCCAAGTTCGATCTGTCCCTCGACATGACGGAAGACGAGACCGGATTGGATTGCGCGTTCGAGTACAACCAGGATCTTTTTGATCAGGTGACCGTAGCCAGGATGGCAAGCCAACTGAAGCGACTCTTGGAAGGTATTGTCGACAACCCACAGGATCGTCTTCATGAACTCCCGATGCTGACGGAGAAGGAGCGACGGAAGATTCTGACCGAATGGAACGACACCGCCGCCGGAACCACGGAGGGTCAGGTAGCTCGCCTCTTCGAAGAGCAGGTGGCGAGGTCTCCACAAGCGGTGGCGGTCTCCTGTGGCGAGGAAGCTCTCAGTTATCGTGACTTGAACGATCGCGCTGATCGGATCGCTCGCGCGCTTTCGATCGCCGGGGTCGGTTGTGAGTCCATCGTTGCGGTACTCGGCGAGCGGAGCATCAACTATGTGGCCCTCATGATCGCTCTATGGAAACGCGGCGGAGTCTACTTGCCGCTCGACCCCGGACATCCGCCGTCACGGTGGACGTCCATCCTCGAAACGAGCCAGGCTTCGATGGTCTTGACGACGGAAGCCTGGGCCTCCAGGACAAATGACGCGATCGCCAGACTGCCTGAAGCTGGTCGACCGGGAATACTCACAGTCGAAGCCTGTCTCTCCGAAAATCCGGCTCCTTCTGGTGATGGAACGGCTTGGCCGTCCTCGAAACTGGCTTATGTCATCTATACGAGCGGATCGACCGGTATTCCGAAGGGAGCAATGGTGACGGAGGGCGGTCTGATCAATCATCTTCGGAGCAAGGTTTCCATGCTCCGGTTGGGTCCGAGCGATGTCGTCGCGCAGACCGCCTCCCAGGGATTCGATATTTCAGTCTGGCAGCTCACGGCGGCGCTGCTCTGCGGGGCCCGCACGCTCATCGTGCCCGACGAAACGGCTCGCGATCCGGAGCAATTGCTCCGCTATGCCGACACACAAGAAGTGACCGTCCTCGAAACAGTGCCGGCGTTGCTGCGAGGCATGCTCGACAGCGCGGCCGCGACCGGAAACGAGGCGCCCAGGTTGGCTCGGTTGCGGTGGGTATTGCCCACCGGCGAAACGCTGCCGCCTGCCCTCGTTCGCCGATGGTTTGAGCGATACCGGCATGTGCCGTTGATCAACGCCTATGGGCCGGCTGAATGCGCAGACGATGTGGCAATGGCGACGATTACGGTACCCCCGGATGACACCTATGCCCATTCTCCGATCGGCAAACCCATCGTCAATCTCCGTCTGTATGTGGTGGACGACTGGTTGGAACCGGTGCCGATCGGAGCCGTGGGCGAACTATGCGTGGCGGGAGCGGGCGTGGGCCGCGGCTATCTGTATGATCCGGCCAAAACCGCCGAGGCGTTTGTGCCGGATCCATTTTCAGGTGAATTGGGCTCTCGTCTATATCGAACCGGCGACCGGGTTCGTCATCGTTCGGACGGCACGGTGGAATTTATCGGACGTCGCGACCATCAAGTCAAAATCCGTGGCGTACGCATTGAGTTGGGTGAAATTGAACTGCGCCTACAGGCTTTTCCAGATGTCCGCGAAGCGGCCGCCGTGGTACGCCAGGACCATCCGGGGCAGAAACGGTTGGTTGCCTATGTGGTGCCGCGCGACGGGGCCTCGTATGATTCGGACATCCTCATCCGATCGCTGCGGGAGCAATTGCCTGAGCCGATGGTCCCTTCTGCGATCGTCAGACTTGAGATGCTCCCTCGTAGCGTCAACGGCAAGATCGATCGGGAGGCTTTGCCCCAACCGGATCGGGTAGCCGCCAGAGAATGGACAGCACCTCGCACGCCGACCGAATCGCAATTGGCGGCGGTTTGGGCCGAGGTGCTGGGTCTGGAACGCGTGGGTGTCCATGACAATTTCTTCGAGCTGGGTGGAGATTCGATCCTCAGCTTGCAGGTGATTTCCCGCGCGAAGGCGCAGGGTCTGCCGCTGACGCCGAGGGATCTGTTCCAACATCAGACGGTCGCCGAATTAGCAGAAGCGACAGGCAACAGAATTGAAACGGGCGATTCTCAGTCGAAGCCCGGCATACGAGCGCAGAGACCGACTGATTCGGTCCGGCTCGAAACGGCGCGCCGATTGTATGCCGAAGCTGAAGACGTCTATCCGCTCACACCCTTGCAGCAGGGACTCTTGTTTCACAGCCTGTACGAACCGCAGTCCGGCATCTATATCGAACAGCTGAGCTGCCTGCTTCGCGGCTATTTGGACCATGCCGCGTTTATCGATGCTTGGCGGATGGTGATCGGCCGTTCGACGCCGCTTCGTACCGCCTTCATGTGGCAGAAACTCAACAGCCCCATGCAGGTTGTGTTGCCGGGCGAGGCACCCCCCATTATCGAGCTGGATTGGCGTGACCTGCCCGAATCCGAGCAGCGCCAACGACTCCAGGAATTTCTCCAAGAAGATCGACTGACTGACTTTGATCTCACGCGCCCACCGCTCATGCGCCTTGCATTGATCCGCATTGCGGATGACGCACGCTACTTAATTTGGACGCATCATCACATCGTACTCGACGGCTGGTGCCTACCCATTATTCTGAGTGATCTGTTCGCATGCTACGCCTGCTCCACAGGCGGCCCGGATCCGCGCAAGCCGCAGTCGCAGCCCTATCGGGATTATGTCGAATGGATACTCTCTCAAGATCAGACGGCGGCGGAACAGTACTGGCGCAAGACTCTCGCGGGCATGACTGCTCCCACACCGCTTCCGACGGACCTTGCTCAGAATGATGTACAGCCGGCAACCGGGTACGGCATACATCGACTGGCGATCTCCGCCGCCAGGACCTCTGCTCTTCAGGCTTATGCTTCCAAGGAACGCATCACGGTCAATACCTTGGTACAGGGAGCTTGGGCATTGTTGCTGAGCCGTTACAGTGGTGAAGACGATGTGTTGTTCGGCACGACGGTATCAGGAAGATCGGCTGATGTCCCCGGCATCGAGACGATGCTCGGACTCTTTATCAACACGCTGCCGCTTCGGGTTGCCGTGCCGCGAGATGCCATTTTGCAGACCTGGTTACGAGGATTGCTGCAGCAGAATGCTGAGTTACGCCAATACGAACACACCTCCCTGGCTCAGATCCAGAGCTGGAGTCAGATGCCGCGTGGCGGCCGGCTCTTCAACAGCCTGCTGGTCTTCGATAATCATCCCACCGACCAAACGCTGGATGATGGGGGCGCCGGCTTGACCGCTCACGATGTCTCTTTGCAGGGGCAAACCAATTATCCGTTGACCGTCAACGTCGTACCGGGTGATTCGCTCTGTTTTCTCCTCTCCTATCAACAGAAACAGTTCTCTCCAGAGCAAGTGGGGCGTATAGCCGAACATCTGGACATGGTGTTGAGTCAGTTGGTCGAGCCATCTGAGACACGTCTCTCAACGATTGGGGTGCTGAGGGCGGATGAACGACGGCTGGTTTTGGAGGGGTGGAACGCCACTCGGCAGAAATATTCGATGGACGCAACGGTGCCGGAACTGATCTACGAGAATGTCATGCGCACGCCGGAAGCGACGGCAGTGCGGTTCGACGAGCAGGCACTGAGTTATCGAGAACTATGGACCAGAAGCCAAGCATTGGCGTCGGAACTGCGCCGGCATGGGGTGGGACCCGATGTACTGGTCGGGATCTGCACCGAACGGTCTCTGGAATTAATCGTCGGTCTATTGGGTATTTGGCAGGCAGGGGGCGCCTATGTGCCGATCGACCCCAGGTATCCGGCCGATCGAATCGGCTACATGTTGGCCGATGCGGCTCCGCCGATCTTACTGATGCAACCGGCGCTGCGGGAACAGCTTCCGCCGTTCGCCGGCCTGTATCTGGAACTATACGCCGCAGCTTCGGTAGCTGAAACACCGGTACTCCCGCCAACGCCGGTACGGCTCCAACATCTGGCGTACACGATCTATACGTCCGGCTCAACGGGGCGGCCGAAAGGCGCGGGGAACACGCACGGCGGACTGCTCAACCGGCTGCAATGGATGCAGGAATATTTCAGCCTGACGCCGGCAGACCGTGTGTTGCAGAAAACGCCGTTTGGTTTTGACGTTTCGGTGTGGGAGTTGTTCTGGCCCCTGATGACGGGAGCGGAATTGGTGTTGGCCCAACCGGATGAACACAAAGACGGGTTGCGGCTCAAAGAGCGGATCGTCAAGCAGAAGATCACGACGCTGCACTTCGTGCCGCCGATGTTGCAGGCATTTCTGGAAACACCGGGTGTGCAAGCCTGCGCCGGGTCGTTGCGGCGAGTGATCTGCAGCGGTGAAGCGCTGACGGCGACGGTGCAGCAGCAGTGTTGGACGAAGCTACCGGGAGTCGAGCTCCACAATCTCTATGGGCCGACGGAAGCCGCGATCGACGTCACGGTGTGGTCGTGCGATCAGAAAGCTCCGGCCGATCCTGTCCCGATCGGGCGGCCGATCGCTAATACGCAGATCTATCTTGTGGATCATCGAGACGAGCCGGTCCCGATCGGTGTCCCGGGTGAGCTGTACATCGGCGGCGTGAATGTGGCGCGGGGCTATCATAAGCGACCGGCGCTGACGGCAGAGAAATTTGTCCCGGATCCATTCAGCGCAGAGCCGGGTCGACGCTTGTACAGGACGGGCGATCTCGCAAGATATCGGGCGGACGGCGCCATCGAATATCTGGGTCGATTGGATCATCAGGTGAAGATCAGAGGAGTACGCATCGAACTGGGCGAGATCGAAAGCTGCTTGCTTCAGCATCCAACGGTGCACGAGGCAGTTGTGGTGGATCAGGACACGGCAGCCGGGAGCAAACGTTTGGTCGGCTACGTGGTTCCCCGAATGGGTCATGACGTTACAGGTGAGATGATCCGGCAATGGGTGGCGGTACGGCTGCCGGAAGCCTTCGTCCCCGACCTTGTGGTAACGCTGGAAGCTCTGCCGCTGACGCCCCACGGCAAAGTCGATCGCAAGGCGCTGCCGTTGCCGGATACGGAGACTAGTCGGACGCAGTCCTATGAAGAGCCGGTGACGGAGTCGGAGCACATCCTGGCTGCCATCTGGGCCGAGGTGCTCGGCCAGCCCCGAGTGGGTCGACTCGACAATTTCTTCGAACTCGGCGGTGATTCCATTAATACCCTTCAAGTATTGGCCCGTGCCCATCAGCGGGGCGTGAAATTGACGCCAAAACAATTATTCGAGCATCCCACGGTCGCGGCCGCTGCTGCGGTTGCGGTACCGATCGAGGTGGTCGCCGAAGAAACATCGCAAACGGAGGAAACGGAAGTAGGAACGCGCGTGGACATCGAGTTGTCCGACGAGGACATGAGCAATTTGCTGGAAGAATTGAAATAG
- a CDS encoding TauD/TfdA family dioxygenase: MHANHNHAAPISIEETCGGTNSQVSCRVNYLSQDTLLPVVISPVDMRSLVEYRDVVGRMISSYLSTVGGVLFRGFPIESVADFDTFVRMISPDLASYEFGSTPRSQVHNQVYTSTEYPPHQHIPLHNEQAYTTEWPMKIWFYCSQSSSEGGYTPIADSREVLQHIPARIRERFIEKGVMYVRNYGNGLDVPWNKVFNTMDRRAVEQYCRSAGIGYEWKADGELRTRQVCQAVAVHPLTLQMVWFNQAHLFHVSNLEPAVRDALLSFVNEEDLPRQAFYGDGTPIETTVLDEIRDVYRCLAVQFPWHEGDVLMLDNMLAAHGRTPFKGPRKILVAMAESSKGRQ, translated from the coding sequence ATGCACGCCAATCATAACCATGCTGCACCCATTTCCATAGAAGAAACCTGCGGAGGGACAAACAGTCAGGTGTCTTGTCGTGTGAACTACTTGTCGCAGGACACGCTGCTTCCTGTCGTGATCAGTCCTGTAGACATGCGATCGTTGGTTGAATACCGGGACGTCGTCGGCCGGATGATTAGTAGCTATCTTTCCACCGTCGGTGGTGTGTTGTTCAGGGGGTTTCCGATCGAATCAGTGGCCGACTTCGACACGTTTGTCCGGATGATCTCGCCGGACTTGGCGTCCTATGAGTTCGGATCGACGCCTCGCTCCCAGGTGCATAACCAGGTGTATACGTCGACGGAATACCCGCCGCATCAGCACATTCCGTTGCACAATGAACAAGCCTATACCACCGAATGGCCGATGAAAATCTGGTTCTATTGCTCCCAGTCGTCCTCGGAAGGGGGTTACACTCCGATCGCGGACAGCCGTGAGGTGTTGCAACACATTCCGGCTCGCATCAGGGAACGGTTCATCGAGAAGGGTGTGATGTACGTGCGCAACTACGGGAACGGACTGGACGTACCGTGGAACAAGGTGTTCAACACGATGGATCGCAGGGCCGTTGAACAATATTGCCGGTCAGCCGGCATCGGGTATGAATGGAAGGCCGATGGAGAGTTACGCACACGCCAGGTTTGCCAAGCCGTTGCCGTTCATCCGCTGACTCTGCAAATGGTCTGGTTCAATCAGGCGCATTTGTTCCATGTGTCGAATCTAGAACCGGCGGTGAGAGATGCACTGCTGTCCTTTGTCAACGAAGAGGATCTCCCTCGGCAAGCTTTCTACGGAGACGGAACGCCGATCGAAACGACGGTGTTGGACGAAATCCGTGATGTCTACCGCTGTCTTGCGGTCCAGTTTCCGTGGCACGAAGGAGATGTATTGATGCTGGACAATATGCTGGCGGCGCATGGGCGCACGCCGTTCAAGGGACCGAGAAAAATTTTGGTGGCGATGGCCGAATCAAGCAAGGGGCGACAGTGA
- a CDS encoding 4'-phosphopantetheinyl transferase family protein, giving the protein MNAITAERPDNSTRPTPASLMDGDVHVWCADLRERWPESVLYELLSEEERTRASRFAFEEDRRRYVHAHGLLRILLGRYLGRSPASIQFMIGCHGKPCLRSENETMHFNLSHARALVLCAFARDREVGIDVEWRDRELSWHDVAEYTCSKREQAILSSLVGPAQVDTFYSWWTLKEAYIKAVGVGLTLPLNQIEVAGRCGAQVPTPADGDIRDPRWAMLTLPLWSEYAGALVTEGHAARIRCFQWGWDSAEVLAAGSDTSCGEGEVYHARQS; this is encoded by the coding sequence ATGAACGCCATAACTGCAGAACGGCCCGATAATTCGACGAGGCCGACGCCGGCGTCTCTCATGGACGGAGACGTACATGTCTGGTGCGCCGACTTGCGGGAACGATGGCCGGAATCCGTTCTGTACGAGTTGCTCAGCGAAGAAGAGCGGACTCGCGCATCGCGCTTTGCGTTTGAGGAAGATCGTCGACGGTACGTGCACGCGCACGGCCTGCTGAGGATTTTGCTTGGGCGGTATCTCGGCCGTTCGCCGGCGTCAATCCAATTCATGATCGGGTGCCACGGCAAGCCGTGTTTGCGGTCGGAGAATGAAACGATGCATTTCAACCTTTCACATGCGCGGGCTCTTGTGCTCTGTGCTTTCGCTCGCGATCGAGAGGTCGGTATCGATGTTGAATGGCGCGACCGTGAATTGTCGTGGCACGACGTGGCCGAGTACACCTGCTCGAAACGGGAGCAGGCAATATTGTCTTCTTTGGTCGGGCCGGCGCAGGTCGATACGTTTTATTCCTGGTGGACGCTCAAGGAAGCCTACATCAAGGCTGTCGGAGTCGGTCTGACCCTGCCGTTGAATCAAATCGAGGTGGCCGGTCGGTGTGGGGCGCAGGTTCCGACTCCGGCAGACGGTGATATCAGAGATCCTCGCTGGGCCATGCTGACCCTTCCCTTGTGGTCCGAGTATGCGGGAGCACTGGTGACAGAAGGTCATGCTGCAAGGATCCGTTGTTTCCAATGGGGGTGGGATTCAGCAGAGGTCTTGGCGGCGGGGTCAGACACGAGCTGCGGAGAAGGGGAGGTCTATCATGCACGCCAATCATAA
- a CDS encoding thioesterase II family protein has translation MDGGTSQGREGDALMLTVSRSSRWIVTHRSVESGLRLICFPYAGAGASMFRSWAGSESLPDIEVCAVQLPGREARITESPVGDIRQLVKTLREELEPYLERPFAFMGHSIGALVSFELARELRRSVGVQPRHLFVSGCPAPHLPGSERICDLPDDEFLERLYGFNGTPPEVLNHPELMQLMLPALRADFSLRDRYLYKEEPPLTCPITAFGGMSDQLVDSLMLRAWRQYTDQRFQLWLFQGDHFFLRSAQETMLQTLFSELAVHGSVR, from the coding sequence ATGGATGGAGGAACAAGCCAAGGCAGAGAAGGCGACGCCCTCATGCTGACGGTCTCACGTTCGTCTCGATGGATCGTGACTCATCGGTCGGTCGAATCCGGGTTGCGATTGATCTGCTTCCCATATGCAGGAGCAGGAGCTTCTATGTTCCGAAGCTGGGCCGGCAGTGAATCCTTACCGGATATTGAAGTCTGTGCCGTTCAACTTCCGGGACGAGAGGCCAGAATCACCGAGTCGCCTGTCGGTGATATCAGACAGCTGGTAAAGACGTTGCGCGAGGAATTGGAGCCCTACCTGGAGCGGCCCTTCGCTTTTATGGGTCATAGCATCGGGGCGTTGGTGAGTTTCGAACTGGCGCGCGAGTTGCGCCGGAGTGTGGGAGTCCAGCCACGTCATCTTTTCGTGTCCGGTTGTCCGGCTCCTCATCTTCCTGGTTCAGAACGGATCTGTGACCTGCCCGACGACGAATTCCTTGAACGATTGTATGGGTTCAACGGCACCCCGCCTGAAGTTCTCAACCATCCGGAACTGATGCAATTGATGCTTCCCGCGCTTCGTGCGGACTTCTCGCTTCGTGATCGATACCTCTACAAAGAGGAGCCTCCGCTGACCTGTCCCATCACGGCTTTTGGAGGAATGAGCGATCAACTTGTGGATAGTCTGATGTTGCGGGCTTGGCGGCAGTATACCGACCAGCGATTTCAGTTGTGGCTGTTTCAAGGAGACCACTTTTTCCTGAGGAGTGCACAAGAGACCATGCTCCAAACGTTGTTCTCTGAGTTGGCGGTCCACGGGAGTGTACGATGA
- a CDS encoding MbtH family protein, with protein sequence MNSEEREDTTVYKVVVNHEEQYSIWPSYRENPLGWRDEGKTGLKAECLAHIAKVWTDMRPLSLRKWMEEQAKAEKATPSC encoded by the coding sequence ATGAACAGCGAAGAGCGTGAAGACACAACCGTGTATAAGGTCGTCGTGAATCATGAGGAGCAATACTCGATCTGGCCATCATATCGTGAGAATCCGCTTGGATGGAGAGACGAGGGGAAAACTGGACTCAAGGCCGAATGTCTGGCCCATATCGCGAAAGTATGGACCGACATGCGTCCGTTGAGTTTGAGGAAATGGATGGAGGAACAAGCCAAGGCAGAGAAGGCGACGCCCTCATGCTGA